The sequence GAGACGCCGACGCGCTCGGCGTACTCGCGCAGCACCGCGGGGGTGTCGCGCACCGGGTCGACGCTGAACGAGATCATCTCCACGTCGACCTGCATGCGATCGAAGCGTTCGCGCAGGTCGGCCATCGCGCGGGTCACCGCCGGGCAGGTGCTGGGGCAGCTGGTGAAGACGAAGCCGGCCACCCAGACCTTGCCCTGCATGCGCTCGACCGAGAACGGCTTGCCGTGCTCGTCGACCAGCTCGAGGCCAGCCGGCAGCTGGAACATCTTGGCCGGCGGGTCGGGCACGTGGCGCAGGCGCGGGCGCAGGACCGTGATGGTGACGATCGCCATCACGCCGCCGATCACCCAGATGTACTTGCGCAGCCACTCCAACCGGGGCGGCGCGGGGTAGTCGGGCGGGGTCGTGGACATGGCGGTTCCCGGTTCGGGCCGAGCGCGGCCCTTAGACGCGCACGTCGAGGACGAGCGCGATGACGAGGGCTGGCAGGTACACCAGCGAGGCGAAGAAGTAGCCGCGGGCCCAGCGGACACCCGCGCGATCGTCGAGCCCGGAGAAGGCCCAACCGAGGAACGCCGAGCCCAGCACGAACGCGGCCAGCAAGTAGTGGTCACCGGCGATGCCCATCGGCACCAGCAGCAGCGAGACCGGCACCAACACCATGCTCCACGCGACCGCCTGGATCTTCGCAATCGCAGGGCCGCGCACCACCGGCACCACGCGGATGCCGGCCTTGGCGTAGTCGTCGGCGCGGTACAGCGCGATCGCGATGAAGTGGGGCAGCTGCCACAGGAAGAGGATCGCGGTGAGCACCAGCGCGGGCGCGTCGATCGAGTTGGTGACCGCGGTCCAGCCCAACAGCGGCGGCGCGGCGCCAGGGATGGCCCCGATGACCAGCGCAGCCGGCGTGCGGTACTTGAGCGGGGTGTAGACCAGCACGTACGACGCGATCGCCCCCGCGGCGAGCAGCGCCGTCAGCAGGTTGGTACCGAGCCACAGCACCGCGATCGCCACCACCGAGAGCAGCCACGCGAAGCGCAGCGCGATCGTGGGCGGCAGCACGCGTGCCGGCAGCGGTCGTCGGCGGGTGCGCGACATCTTCGCGTCGGCGTCGCGCTCCCACCACATGTTGAACGCGTTGGCGCCACCGACCGCGGCCGCGGTGCCGAACAGCGCGCACGCGCCGGTCACCCACGAGACGCGCCCGGGCGCGAGCATCAACCCGCCGAGGGTCGTCAGCACGCACATGCGTGTGACGCTGGGCTTGGTGAGGGCCCACAGCGCGCGCAGGGGATCCCGCGAGCCGCTCATCGACCCCTCCCCGACTCGCTGCGCGCCGCGGTGCGACCGAGCAGCAGCCAGCAGGTCCACAGGCTCGCCAGCACCAGTGCCCCCACGCCGGTGTGGAACGTGACGATCGCCGCACTGCGTCCGCTCGCGATGGTCGCGAGGCCGAGTCCGATCTGCACGGCGATGAGCACGGCTGGCCACCTGGCGATCCGAGCGGCCGCGATGTTACCGACGGCGGCGGCTTGGCGTCCGGCGTGGCGGGCGGCGAGCAGCACCAGCGGCACCAGGGCGTAGGCCACGAAGCGATGGGTCATGTGCAGGTGCGCGAGCGGCTGCTTGGTCCAACCGCCCGGGCCGCATCCGATGATGTCATCGCCACAGATGAGGCCGGCACCGAGGTGGCGCACGAGCCCACCCAGCATGATCTGCGCGAACACGGCGACGGTCGCGGCGAGCACCAGGCCGCGCTCGCTCGGCTTCGAACCGACCGCACGATCGCCTGGCAGCAACCGCACCACCAGCGCGATGAGCAGCAGGAAGAACGCCATCGCGGTCGACAGGTGCAGCGTCGACACCGCGCTCGAGAGGTTGAGCTTGACGGTGATGCCGCCGAGCGCCCCCTGCACGCAGACCAGCAGCAAGGCGACCACGGCGTAGCGCTTGGCGGTGGCGTCGGCGTGCTTGCTCTTCCACGTGACGATCGCCAGCGCGAGCGTGAGGATGCCGACCCACGAGGCCCACAGACGGTGGCCGTGCTCGTACAGCACGCCGCCCTTCATCTCGGGCAACAGCTCGCCGTTGCAGGTCGGGATGAAGTACCAGTCCGGGCACGCCATCGACGCGCCCATCGGGTTCACGAGCCCACCGATGAGCAGGAGGATCCAGGTCGCAATCGCGGTGGCGAGCGCGAGACGCAGCGGTTTCACAGCGCGACTCCCTTCTGTTCGTGGCGGCAGAAGCTGTCGATGGCGCGGTAGGCATCTGCGCACGCACACGACTTGCGGTTCGTACACTCGTTGCCGCGCACGCGGCACTTCTCGAACACCCACTGCGCCTTGGCCGAG is a genomic window of Deltaproteobacteria bacterium containing:
- a CDS encoding SCO family protein, whose translation is MSTTPPDYPAPPRLEWLRKYIWVIGGVMAIVTITVLRPRLRHVPDPPAKMFQLPAGLELVDEHGKPFSVERMQGKVWVAGFVFTSCPSTCPAVTRAMADLRERFDRMQVDVEMISFSVDPVRDTPAVLREYAERVGVSTEHWHFVTGDPATVRALVRDGFKLGIGDREPKGDAGMYDIAHSTKLALVDGDGAVRGFYDIEPDAGLDEIFHRSQHVIAEAIALQKGRT
- the cyoE gene encoding protoheme IX farnesyltransferase: MSGSRDPLRALWALTKPSVTRMCVLTTLGGLMLAPGRVSWVTGACALFGTAAAVGGANAFNMWWERDADAKMSRTRRRPLPARVLPPTIALRFAWLLSVVAIAVLWLGTNLLTALLAAGAIASYVLVYTPLKYRTPAALVIGAIPGAAPPLLGWTAVTNSIDAPALVLTAILFLWQLPHFIAIALYRADDYAKAGIRVVPVVRGPAIAKIQAVAWSMVLVPVSLLLVPMGIAGDHYLLAAFVLGSAFLGWAFSGLDDRAGVRWARGYFFASLVYLPALVIALVLDVRV
- a CDS encoding COX15/CtaA family protein: MKPLRLALATAIATWILLLIGGLVNPMGASMACPDWYFIPTCNGELLPEMKGGVLYEHGHRLWASWVGILTLALAIVTWKSKHADATAKRYAVVALLLVCVQGALGGITVKLNLSSAVSTLHLSTAMAFFLLLIALVVRLLPGDRAVGSKPSERGLVLAATVAVFAQIMLGGLVRHLGAGLICGDDIIGCGPGGWTKQPLAHLHMTHRFVAYALVPLVLLAARHAGRQAAAVGNIAAARIARWPAVLIAVQIGLGLATIASGRSAAIVTFHTGVGALVLASLWTCWLLLGRTAARSESGRGR